GGGGAGTAGAGCGATCGGCGGCGCCGTCCGGGAAATGCGAAGGAGACAAGGGGTTTAACCCCCTTGCCCTCGATGCGGCGCGAAGAACTGATTTATACCCGTTAAGCGGGACAAGGAGGGCCGGTTGGGGATTTTCGAGAAACTGATCGAGGGCGGCCACGAGCAGCTAATCTTCTGTCAGCACCGCCCGACCAAGCTGCGCGCCCTCATCGCCATCCACAACACGACCCTGGGGCCGGCCCTGGGCGGCTGCCGCATCCGGGATTACCCCACCGAGGACGACGCCGTGGCCGACACGCTCCGTCTGGCGGAGAGCATGACCTATCAGGCGACGCTGGCCAACTACGACGCCGGCGGGGGAATGACCGTCATCTGGGGCGAACCGAAGATAAAAGAGGATGAGGCGGTCCTGCGCGCCTTTGGACGTTTTCTGAACGGCATCAACGGCCGCATCGTCGCCTTCGCCGACCTGGGCACCGACGACGACGACATGCGCTCGGTGGGTATCGAGACGCCCCACGTCATAGCCAGCTCCCCCCACGAGGTCCCCTCGGATGTCGGAGCGGCCTGGGGGGTGTACCACGGCATCACCGCCTGCCTGAACACCGCCTTCAACAGCTCCAACGTGCAGGACCGTACCGTCGTCATCCAGGGGGTGGGGGGCGTGGGCAGCGCCCTGGCCTCGATCCTCGTCCAGATGGGCGCCAAGCTCTACATCTCCGATCTCAAGTACGACCCCCTGAAGGCGATTCAGGACCTATACCCCGCCGTGGAGTTGGTCCAGACGGACGAGGTTTACGACGTGCCGTGCGACATCTTCAGCCCCTGCGCCGTGGGGGGAGTGATAGACGCCGACACGGTGGAGCGCCTGCGGTGCAAGATCGTGGCCGGCGCAGCCTTCAACGTCCTCTCCGACTCCTCCCTGGCGCTCCGTCTCGAGGAGCGGGGGATTCTCTTGGCGCCGGAATTCGTGATAAACGCCGGCGACGTGCTGATGATGAACCGCCCGGGCGACATGGCCGACCTCGAGGAGGTCAAACGGGCGACGCGCCAGATATACTCCAACCTCTCCAAGGTCTTCGCCCGAGCCCGGCAGATGGGCGTCCCACCGCTATTCGCGGCCCGGGAGATGGCCCGCGAGAAGATAGCCCGCATCGGAAAAACCAAATCAATCATGTGCTAGGGCACAAACAACGGGGAGAATCACCAGATGTGCAAGATAGCCAACGTAAGGGGGCGTGAGATCCTCGACTCCCGGGGTAACCCCACCGTGGAGGTCGAGGTTTTCACCAGCGAGGATAAACTGGGCCGGGCCATGGTCCCATCGGGAGCCAGCACCGGCGAGCACGAGGCCGTGGAGCTGCGCGACGGCGACAAATCACGCTACCGGGGCATGGGCGTGCTCAAGGCCGTGAACAACGTGAACACGGAAATCCGCGACCTCCTGGTGGGGATGAACCCCCTGGACCAGGAGAACATAGACCGGGTGTTGATCGAGCTGGACGGCACACCGAACAAGGGCCGCCTGGGGGCCAACGCCATCCTGGGGGCCAGCATCGCGGTGGCCAAAGCGGCGGCCCGGCACTATGACATCCCGCTCTACCGCTACCTGGGCGGCGCCGCGGCCCGCGTACTTCCGGTGCCCATGTTCAACATCCTCAACGGCGGCAAGCACGCCGACAACAACATGGACATGCAGGAGTTCATGATCTGCCCCACGGGCTTCCCGAGCTTCCATGAGGCGCTGCGGGCCGGTTCGGAGATTTTCCGCGCCCTGGGCCAGGTGCTCAAAAAGCAGGGCTACTTCATCGGCGTGGGTGATGAGGGCGGGTACGCCCCGAATTTAAAGTCCAACGCCGAGGCCTTCGAGAAGCTCATCGAGGCCATCGAGCTCGCCGGCTACAAGCCGGGGGGCGACGTCTGGATCGCCCTGGACGCCGCCGCCAGCAGTTTCTATAAAGACGGCAAGTACAGACTCGAAGCCGTGGGCAAGACCTTCGACACCGCCGGGCTGATCAAGGTTTACTGCGAATGGGTGGACATCTACCCGCTCATCTCCATCGAGGACGGCCTGGCCGAGAACGACTGGGAGGGCTTCATCGAGCTCACCCGCCTACTGGGCGACCGCATCCAGATAGTGGGCGACGACCTCTACGCCACCAATGTGGAGAGGCTCCGGGAGGGGACACGGCGCAGGGCCTCCAATTCGATTCTCATCAAGCTCAACCAGATCGGCACGGTGTCGGAGACGCTCCTGACGATGCGCACCGCTTTCCGTTCCGAGATAAGCTGCGTCGTCAGCCACCGCTCCGGCGAGACGGAGGACTCCACCATCGCCCACCTGGCGGTGGCCACCAACTGCGGCATGATCAAGTCCGGGGCCCCGAATCGCAGCGAGCGCCTCGCCAAATACAACGAGCTCCTGCGGATCGAGGAGTCCCTTGAGAATTCCGAGTATCCCGGCATCGAGGTGTTCAACGCGCGTATCATCCGGAACGGAGGGTGATTAGTACCGTGCTGGACGCGATTCGCCCGGGGGGCGTTACTTCGTTTTACGCGGTTCCCCTCATCGCCGTACTCCTTCTGGCCGGCGGTGCTAGTGGCTCCGAGGAGGCCCGGTGGGAGCCAATGCCCGATCTGGAACGGCTCCCCCCGTCGGCCGTCGAGGATTTAGGGACGTCGGAGGGTAGTGGGGTCAT
The genomic region above belongs to bacterium and contains:
- a CDS encoding leucine dehydrogenase; this translates as MGIFEKLIEGGHEQLIFCQHRPTKLRALIAIHNTTLGPALGGCRIRDYPTEDDAVADTLRLAESMTYQATLANYDAGGGMTVIWGEPKIKEDEAVLRAFGRFLNGINGRIVAFADLGTDDDDMRSVGIETPHVIASSPHEVPSDVGAAWGVYHGITACLNTAFNSSNVQDRTVVIQGVGGVGSALASILVQMGAKLYISDLKYDPLKAIQDLYPAVELVQTDEVYDVPCDIFSPCAVGGVIDADTVERLRCKIVAGAAFNVLSDSSLALRLEERGILLAPEFVINAGDVLMMNRPGDMADLEEVKRATRQIYSNLSKVFARARQMGVPPLFAAREMAREKIARIGKTKSIMC
- the eno gene encoding phosphopyruvate hydratase: MCKIANVRGREILDSRGNPTVEVEVFTSEDKLGRAMVPSGASTGEHEAVELRDGDKSRYRGMGVLKAVNNVNTEIRDLLVGMNPLDQENIDRVLIELDGTPNKGRLGANAILGASIAVAKAAARHYDIPLYRYLGGAAARVLPVPMFNILNGGKHADNNMDMQEFMICPTGFPSFHEALRAGSEIFRALGQVLKKQGYFIGVGDEGGYAPNLKSNAEAFEKLIEAIELAGYKPGGDVWIALDAAASSFYKDGKYRLEAVGKTFDTAGLIKVYCEWVDIYPLISIEDGLAENDWEGFIELTRLLGDRIQIVGDDLYATNVERLREGTRRRASNSILIKLNQIGTVSETLLTMRTAFRSEISCVVSHRSGETEDSTIAHLAVATNCGMIKSGAPNRSERLAKYNELLRIEESLENSEYPGIEVFNARIIRNGG